In one window of Actinomycetota bacterium DNA:
- a CDS encoding type II secretion system F family protein, with translation MSRILVASGLALWAGATLLLSEVRWFARRPLTERLRTYVPGGLGAPSRAGLLSIESFRDAIGPAARALGERFSRAFGIAEDLATRLRRVHSPLDVTEFRVRQVGWATAGLGAGLLVAVTARPPVPLALLLTLGAPLLAFLAVEQRLALASARWQRNLRLELPVVAEQIGMLLGAGYSLSAALNRVAARGDGACAFDLRRVTARVRHGLAEADALREWAATSRVDAVERFVSVLALNREASDLGRLIGEEARAIRRDVQRDLIELMERRAQQVWIPVTVATLVPGVIFVAIPFVEALRVFGR, from the coding sequence GTGAGCCGGATCCTGGTCGCGTCGGGCCTCGCCCTGTGGGCCGGGGCGACGCTGTTGCTGAGCGAGGTGCGATGGTTCGCCCGGCGGCCTCTGACCGAGCGGCTCCGCACCTACGTCCCCGGCGGCCTCGGGGCTCCGAGCCGCGCCGGCCTGCTCTCGATCGAGTCCTTCCGTGATGCCATCGGCCCCGCCGCGCGCGCCCTCGGCGAGCGCTTCTCCCGCGCCTTCGGTATCGCCGAGGATCTCGCGACCCGGCTCCGCCGCGTCCACAGCCCGCTCGACGTCACCGAGTTCCGGGTCCGCCAGGTCGGTTGGGCGACGGCAGGTCTCGGGGCCGGCTTGCTCGTCGCGGTCACCGCCCGCCCACCCGTCCCGCTGGCGCTGCTGCTGACGCTCGGAGCTCCGCTCCTGGCGTTCCTCGCCGTCGAGCAGCGGCTCGCGCTCGCGTCGGCGCGGTGGCAGCGCAACCTCCGCCTCGAGCTCCCCGTCGTCGCCGAGCAGATCGGGATGCTGCTCGGGGCGGGCTACTCGCTGTCGGCCGCGCTGAACCGGGTCGCGGCGCGGGGCGACGGTGCGTGCGCCTTCGACCTCCGGCGAGTCACCGCTCGGGTCCGGCACGGTCTCGCCGAGGCCGACGCGCTGCGGGAGTGGGCAGCTACCTCCCGCGTCGACGCGGTCGAGCGGTTCGTGTCGGTCCTGGCGCTGAACCGCGAGGCGTCGGACCTCGGTCGGCTCATCGGCGAGGAGGCGCGAGCGATCCGACGCGACGTGCAGCGCGACCTCATCGAGCTGATGGAGCGGCGGGCGCAGCAGGTGTGGATCCCGGTCACGGTCGCGACGCTCGTGCCGGGGGTCATCTTCGTGGCGATCCCGTTCGTGGAGGCGCTGCGGGTGTTCGGACGGTGA
- a CDS encoding DUF427 domain-containing protein: MATETSRGRGRIEDGGKRVRILFGGEWLADSRRVKLVWERPYYPTYYLPADDVRTDLLVATDETHHSASRGDAAVHTVKAGGREAVGAVSWYEVSEIEELNEHLRFEWDAMDAWFEEDEQVYVHPRDPYTRIDVLQSSRHVRVELDGVTLADSHQPRLLFETGLPTRYYLPKTDVRMDLLRPSDSHSQCPYKGEASYYDLVLDGETYDDFVWWYPTPHLESVGIAGYVSFYNEKVDLYVDGELEARPRSPFS; the protein is encoded by the coding sequence ATGGCCACCGAGACCAGCCGCGGCCGCGGCCGCATCGAGGACGGGGGCAAGCGCGTCCGCATCCTGTTCGGCGGCGAGTGGCTCGCCGACTCGAGACGCGTCAAGCTCGTCTGGGAGCGCCCGTACTACCCCACCTACTACCTCCCCGCCGACGACGTCCGCACCGACCTGCTCGTCGCGACCGACGAGACCCACCACTCCGCCAGCCGCGGAGACGCCGCGGTGCACACCGTCAAGGCAGGTGGCCGCGAAGCCGTCGGGGCGGTGAGCTGGTACGAGGTGTCGGAGATCGAGGAGTTGAACGAGCACCTCCGGTTCGAGTGGGACGCGATGGATGCGTGGTTCGAGGAGGACGAGCAGGTTTACGTCCACCCGCGCGATCCCTACACCCGTATCGACGTCCTGCAGAGCTCACGGCACGTCCGCGTTGAGCTGGACGGAGTGACCCTCGCCGACAGCCACCAGCCGCGGCTGCTGTTCGAGACCGGCCTGCCCACGCGCTACTACCTGCCCAAGACCGACGTCCGCATGGACCTGCTGCGTCCCTCGGACAGCCACTCCCAGTGCCCCTACAAGGGTGAGGCGAGCTACTACGACCTGGTGCTCGACGGTGAGACCTACGACGACTTCGTCTGGTGGTACCCGACACCGCACCTCGAGAGCGTCGGCATCGCGGGCTACGTGAGCTTCTACAACGAGAAGGTCGACCTCTACGTCGACGGCGAGCTGGAAGCGCGCCCCCGCAGCCCCTTCTCCTGA
- a CDS encoding metal-sensitive transcriptional regulator: protein MEHGYAGRKDELTKRLRRIEGQVRGLERMVEEDRYCIDVLTQISSVTRALQSVALGMLGDHVEHCVADAITEGPESGQAKIDEAMDAISRLVRS from the coding sequence GTGGAGCACGGCTACGCGGGGCGCAAGGACGAACTGACCAAGCGGCTGCGCCGCATCGAGGGTCAGGTCCGCGGCCTGGAGCGCATGGTCGAGGAGGACCGCTACTGCATCGATGTGCTCACCCAGATCTCGTCCGTGACCCGTGCGCTGCAGTCGGTCGCGCTCGGGATGCTCGGCGACCACGTCGAGCACTGCGTCGCCGACGCCATCACCGAGGGGCCTGAGTCCGGTCAGGCCAAGATCGATGAAGCCATGGACGCCATCAGCCGACTCGTGAGGAGCTGA
- a CDS encoding cation transporter codes for MTRTYSVPGVSCGHCQAAVEGEVGKLAGISSVRVDLDTKTVTIEGDAPEDEVIAAIDEAGYDVADAQGDGDAKGLPVVS; via the coding sequence ATGACCCGTACCTACTCCGTGCCCGGCGTGTCGTGCGGCCACTGCCAGGCCGCCGTCGAGGGCGAGGTCGGCAAGCTCGCCGGCATCTCGTCGGTCCGCGTCGACCTCGACACCAAGACCGTCACCATCGAGGGTGACGCCCCAGAGGACGAGGTCATCGCCGCCATCGACGAGGCCGGCTACGACGTCGCCGACGCCCAGGGGGACGGCGACGCGAAGGGCCTCCCCGTCGTCTCGTAG
- a CDS encoding cell wall-binding repeat-containing protein yields the protein MTSPPSTTAQEDTEGATLRRRLPSLALVLTLVTSVLLVGSGPAEAAHEITAARAGGDDRYETAATLARLEFPEGSGAAVLATGETYPDALAGAALTGASDAPLLLVRQDAIPEVTSSALEELGVSNVYLLGGEQAISREVEAELEEDYELARLAGTTRYGTAAAVAAEVDRREDELGRIAGLTTAFVASGEAFPDALAAGSLATTQSDAFPILLVRPDAYPAETEQALADLGIEQAIIVGGTEAVDEHVERHLEEDLTAVLRLGGDDRTATAVELADFAMREFDYNGELTVLTRSDDFPDALATGLHAGRNDAAILLTPPDDLADPTHDWLHDVCPTIGVVRAIGGTDALHVATLDDAVEHAEHCHSSEGQTGETYIVEPTRPVTVGAGATVDLHVRERHDRRPLQEPLDVTLFPCGNVDRATDRFTDADGDGFADGIATSTNGDVRIESATEASRIDPGYAHNARFLHGDLSWTLASDAEDCTVTIVFGDIDGDNQLPVDGEGRPLEHYGARQVTWTAS from the coding sequence GTGACATCGCCCCCCAGCACGACCGCACAGGAGGACACGGAAGGTGCAACGCTGCGGCGGCGCCTACCCTCGCTCGCGCTCGTCCTCACCCTGGTGACGAGCGTGCTGCTCGTGGGTTCCGGCCCGGCGGAAGCAGCGCACGAGATCACCGCTGCACGAGCCGGTGGAGACGACCGCTACGAGACCGCAGCCACGTTGGCGCGTCTGGAGTTCCCGGAGGGGAGCGGGGCGGCGGTCCTGGCGACGGGTGAGACCTACCCGGACGCTCTCGCGGGCGCGGCCCTGACCGGTGCCAGCGATGCGCCGCTCCTCCTGGTCAGGCAGGACGCGATCCCCGAGGTGACCTCGAGCGCGCTCGAGGAACTGGGCGTGAGCAACGTGTACCTCCTCGGCGGCGAGCAGGCCATCAGCCGCGAGGTCGAGGCCGAACTCGAGGAGGACTACGAGCTCGCACGTCTCGCCGGGACGACCCGGTACGGGACCGCCGCCGCCGTCGCTGCCGAGGTGGATCGTCGTGAGGACGAGCTGGGACGCATCGCGGGACTCACCACGGCGTTCGTGGCCAGCGGTGAGGCGTTCCCGGACGCGCTCGCGGCCGGGTCGCTCGCGACGACCCAGTCCGACGCGTTCCCCATCCTGTTGGTGCGTCCGGACGCGTACCCCGCTGAGACCGAGCAGGCGCTCGCGGATCTGGGCATCGAGCAGGCCATCATCGTGGGCGGCACCGAGGCGGTCGACGAGCACGTCGAGCGTCACCTCGAGGAGGACCTGACCGCGGTGCTCCGGCTCGGTGGTGACGACCGCACCGCGACGGCGGTCGAGCTGGCCGACTTCGCCATGCGCGAGTTCGACTACAACGGCGAGCTGACCGTGCTGACCCGCTCGGACGACTTCCCCGACGCCCTCGCCACAGGGCTGCACGCGGGGCGCAACGACGCCGCGATCCTGCTGACGCCACCGGACGACCTGGCCGACCCCACCCACGACTGGCTCCACGACGTGTGCCCGACCATCGGGGTGGTGCGCGCGATCGGTGGGACCGACGCGCTCCACGTGGCCACGCTCGATGACGCCGTGGAGCACGCCGAGCACTGCCACTCGAGCGAGGGCCAGACCGGCGAGACCTACATCGTCGAGCCGACCCGCCCCGTGACCGTCGGTGCCGGCGCGACGGTCGATCTGCACGTGCGCGAACGCCACGACCGTCGACCCCTGCAGGAGCCGCTCGACGTGACGCTGTTCCCGTGCGGGAACGTGGACCGGGCGACGGACCGCTTCACCGACGCGGATGGCGATGGCTTCGCCGATGGGATCGCGACCTCGACGAACGGCGACGTGCGCATCGAGTCCGCCACCGAGGCGAGCCGGATCGATCCGGGCTACGCCCACAACGCGCGGTTCCTCCACGGGGACCTGTCCTGGACGCTGGCCAGCGACGCCGAGGACTGCACCGTGACCATCGTGTTCGGCGACATCGACGGCGACAACCAACTGCCGGTCGACGGCGAGGGCCGCCCCTTGGAGCACTACGGGGCGCGCCAGGTCACGTGGACCGCGAGCTGA
- a CDS encoding AhpC/TSA family protein — MADVEALIAAAEQQWLEGWSTGPQVLNVPGPGIGDPAPDFELADQLGGIRRLSTFWSDNPALVLFWRHYGCGCGFHRAARLRDELSEYRALGADVVIVGQGEPERALLYGDTHDLDVPVLCDPDEVAYRAYGLPDFTVAQVFFDAPEEYWRCPPGIGHQLMQERREGGRPMVDNPWLSPGEFVIDSDGTIQLAYRYQYCEDFPDPRVLATALHLAID; from the coding sequence GTGGCTGACGTCGAGGCCCTGATCGCGGCAGCCGAGCAGCAGTGGCTCGAAGGTTGGTCCACCGGACCCCAGGTGCTGAACGTCCCCGGCCCCGGGATCGGCGACCCCGCCCCGGACTTCGAGCTCGCCGACCAGCTCGGCGGCATCCGCAGGTTGTCGACCTTCTGGTCCGACAACCCTGCGCTCGTGCTGTTCTGGCGCCACTACGGCTGCGGCTGCGGGTTCCACCGCGCCGCGCGTCTACGCGACGAGCTGTCCGAGTACCGCGCGCTGGGAGCCGACGTCGTCATCGTCGGGCAGGGCGAGCCGGAGCGGGCGTTGCTGTACGGCGACACCCATGACCTCGACGTGCCCGTGCTGTGCGACCCCGACGAGGTCGCCTACCGCGCCTACGGGCTGCCGGACTTCACCGTCGCCCAGGTCTTCTTCGACGCACCGGAGGAGTACTGGCGCTGCCCGCCCGGCATCGGGCACCAGCTCATGCAGGAGCGCCGCGAGGGCGGTCGGCCGATGGTCGACAACCCCTGGCTCTCACCTGGCGAGTTCGTCATCGACAGCGACGGGACCATCCAGCTCGCGTACCGCTACCAGTACTGTGAGGACTTCCCCGATCCCCGGGTCCTGGCCACCGCGCTCCACCTCGCGATCGACTAA
- a CDS encoding cyclic nucleotide-binding domain-containing protein: MGTTKKARIEALRGVPLFKTLSQRDLGALAERLTEQHFEAGQVVVREGAGNDLVLVIDGEVALSRRSWHLGRRGPGTVVGETNLIDGAPHDTTVAARTDTVALFLNDREFARALEEAPAFARKILKALAVQLRQDAG, translated from the coding sequence ATGGGGACCACCAAGAAGGCGAGGATCGAGGCGCTGCGGGGCGTGCCGCTGTTCAAAACGCTGAGCCAGCGCGACCTCGGGGCGCTGGCCGAGCGTCTCACCGAGCAGCACTTCGAGGCAGGTCAGGTCGTGGTCCGGGAGGGCGCCGGTAACGACCTCGTCCTCGTCATCGACGGCGAGGTGGCGCTGTCCCGACGCAGCTGGCACCTGGGACGCCGTGGCCCCGGCACCGTCGTCGGCGAGACCAACCTCATCGACGGCGCCCCGCACGATACGACGGTCGCGGCCCGCACCGACACGGTGGCGCTGTTCCTCAACGACCGCGAGTTCGCCCGGGCACTCGAAGAGGCGCCGGCGTTCGCCCGCAAGATCCTCAAGGCGCTCGCTGTCCAGCTCCGCCAAGACGCCGGCTGA
- a CDS encoding choice-of-anchor B family protein has translation MRRTPLRYLALVAVSGLALTNAVGVFSPDELHEHDHKQQIRTPSLQIPTETVRDVPCVDGFADEFPCQNIDLLSFTPITESRLVDGVDRYTAVEYSDVWGWTSDSGENYVIAGATDGVKFFRVTDPSNPVYLGDLPNTGAPRIWHDIKIVNDHAFIVSESYAHGMQVFDLTQLEAATGPQLWLPDTNYLPQTTSAHNVAANDDTDRVYIVGGGTSQGSGSCGNGLHIVDASDPTAPAYAGCYRGDGYIHDTQCIVYDGPDTDHHGKEICVNSSETKISVVDVTDPANVEVINKVAYTRPQYTHQGWFTEDRRFFLLGDEGDENGNGDNDRTRTIIFDMSDLDAIAPGVDYWHDNTSIDHNMYTLSGLVYQSNYTSGLRVLSTAGLYDAETPTSEGLEPIGYFDVYPDNDKPTFDGTWSNYPYFGDGVVAVTSYDGLFLVDVHDDVLAEHEFDARTR, from the coding sequence GTGCGCCGCACGCCCCTGCGCTACCTCGCACTCGTCGCCGTGAGCGGCCTCGCGCTGACCAACGCCGTCGGCGTGTTCAGCCCCGACGAGCTGCACGAGCACGACCACAAGCAGCAAATCCGTACACCATCGCTGCAGATCCCCACCGAGACGGTGCGCGACGTGCCGTGCGTGGACGGGTTCGCCGACGAGTTCCCGTGCCAGAACATCGACCTCCTCAGCTTCACCCCCATCACCGAGTCACGCCTCGTCGACGGAGTCGACCGCTACACGGCCGTCGAGTACAGCGACGTGTGGGGCTGGACCTCCGACTCTGGCGAGAACTACGTCATCGCCGGAGCCACCGACGGCGTGAAGTTCTTCCGCGTGACCGACCCCAGCAACCCCGTGTACCTGGGCGACCTACCCAACACCGGCGCCCCGCGGATCTGGCACGACATCAAGATCGTGAACGACCACGCCTTCATCGTCAGCGAGTCCTACGCCCACGGCATGCAGGTGTTCGACCTGACCCAGCTCGAAGCGGCGACGGGCCCCCAGCTGTGGCTGCCGGACACCAACTACCTGCCGCAGACCACCTCCGCGCACAACGTCGCGGCCAACGACGACACCGACCGCGTCTACATCGTCGGAGGCGGCACGTCCCAGGGCTCGGGCTCGTGCGGCAACGGGCTGCACATCGTCGACGCGAGCGATCCCACCGCTCCTGCTTACGCGGGCTGCTACCGCGGCGACGGCTACATCCACGACACCCAGTGCATCGTCTACGACGGCCCCGACACCGACCACCACGGCAAGGAGATCTGCGTCAACTCGTCCGAGACCAAGATCTCGGTCGTCGACGTCACCGACCCCGCCAACGTCGAGGTCATAAACAAGGTCGCCTACACCCGGCCGCAGTACACCCACCAGGGCTGGTTCACCGAGGACCGACGCTTCTTCCTGCTCGGGGACGAGGGCGACGAGAACGGCAACGGCGACAACGACCGCACCCGCACCATCATCTTCGACATGAGCGACCTGGACGCGATCGCGCCCGGTGTCGACTACTGGCACGACAACACGTCGATCGACCACAACATGTACACGCTCAGCGGGCTCGTGTACCAGAGCAACTACACCAGCGGGCTGCGTGTGCTCTCCACAGCGGGCCTGTACGACGCCGAGACACCCACGAGCGAGGGCCTCGAGCCCATCGGGTACTTCGACGTCTACCCCGACAACGACAAGCCCACCTTCGACGGCACGTGGAGCAACTACCCCTACTTCGGTGACGGTGTGGTCGCCGTGACCAGCTACGACGGCCTGTTCCTCGTCGATGTCCACGACGATGTGCTCGCCGAGCACGAGTTCGACGCCCGGACGCGCTGA
- a CDS encoding CocE/NonD family hydrolase, translating into MRRHLSALLAAVLAATLLPAYTFDDAELRWLLDGTATREGESEQTATGAPLTFAPRGLSEDRFPEASTPTHDYLTAHDGTQLHARVYRPDTSSDPDWLTPVILVHSPYYPGVLLGARDRSLDIVEYFTPKGYTVVLSDVRGTGNSGGCLEQDSPNQARDFETFVEHYAAQPWSSGAVGSYGKSYDAETQNAGAILRPEGLTTMVTVAGISSLYDVYAFDGVPVGTDGALAAAVYAPVGLDLPTEVEGATVYHERPGCHPENLAEGAAPDGDRDLYWAERDFRPGVRDIEASVLHVHGLNDGIVTPIAIDGWFDQIPTFKRAIWGQWAHFYPYDAPNQVARDDWYDTIHAWFDHELLGLDTGIEHWPPVQVQDESNVWRAVPSFSQMGTEHVFGATVDGALTSGEGTGPAGSVVAGPVGASQAAYLTEPFADGLHLSGRALVELTAAVDRPAADLEVRLEEVRADGSSRQLNIGWLSLDHAESTLRQVPPQVGHPVPYRIRTYPKDRALAPGSRLRLVIRDVSHVNTPKDGFTATLSDVTLRLPVVEEACGLLVTQRTPPKRPVPDCDGGIPSATPLTDVGAARGHEATSRAVGTSTGKVGGVDAVREWGYLTVRDGVELAYELVRPAGEGPYPVLLTYDGYFAGGDPDSGYASRYLPKGYALAGLQVRGTGCSGGVFDFFQPAEGVDGYEMVEWLASREWSAGRVAMVGKSYPGITQLFTANTAPPSLVAIAPGHYFADVYRDVAFPGGIFNYAFAALWSFAARPAQDLAGAANDVFAGDQTCAEHQAHNATSARYNPFVQAQEHTTDDPLIRDRSPLYGAHRMEVPVFQALSWQDEQLSSRNVRFLEDLERLGVDYRAVLSNGDHGTYREPEQLRELDRFFEAHLEQRDVLRDGTALEDYLAEPPIRVLWEQDETSSRWATTLQAWSGAATPWRIPLVDMPLQFSGGATADGPLYAHNPAGQQGIGNAKWGGGPDAGMWDKYSPPPGSALAFQTAAFEDDVTLLGSGSADLWISATAPNVDLQVTLTEVRPDGTEVYVQQGWLRTSQRELDDSRSTELAPYQTHSRYDQQPLSATEPSLARVEIFPFGHVFRAGSSLRLWIEAPTAAPQLWGFAADPTPAVVTVHWSTEHSSSLVLPLVDAPIPAEFRGQEGQFACGTAVRLECRPDPLD; encoded by the coding sequence GTGCGTCGTCACCTCTCCGCGCTGCTCGCCGCCGTCCTGGCGGCGACCCTGCTGCCCGCGTACACCTTCGACGATGCCGAGTTGAGGTGGCTGCTCGACGGCACCGCGACCCGCGAGGGCGAGTCCGAGCAGACCGCCACCGGCGCCCCGCTCACCTTCGCCCCGAGGGGCCTCTCCGAGGACCGCTTCCCCGAGGCGAGCACGCCGACGCACGACTACCTCACCGCCCACGACGGCACCCAGCTCCACGCGCGCGTGTACCGCCCCGACACCTCCTCCGACCCGGACTGGCTCACCCCGGTGATCCTCGTCCACTCGCCCTACTACCCCGGGGTGCTGCTGGGCGCGCGCGACCGCTCGCTGGACATCGTCGAGTACTTCACCCCCAAGGGCTACACCGTCGTGCTGAGTGACGTACGCGGCACCGGCAACAGCGGCGGCTGCCTCGAGCAGGACTCGCCCAACCAGGCGCGCGACTTCGAGACCTTCGTCGAGCACTACGCCGCCCAGCCGTGGAGCAGCGGGGCGGTCGGCAGCTACGGCAAGAGCTACGACGCCGAGACCCAGAACGCCGGGGCGATCCTGCGCCCCGAGGGGCTCACCACCATGGTGACCGTGGCCGGGATCAGCAGCCTCTACGACGTCTACGCCTTCGACGGCGTGCCGGTGGGCACCGACGGGGCGCTCGCCGCGGCGGTCTACGCCCCCGTTGGCCTCGATCTTCCGACCGAGGTCGAGGGCGCGACCGTCTACCACGAGCGACCGGGTTGCCACCCCGAGAACCTCGCCGAGGGAGCCGCGCCCGACGGCGACCGCGACCTGTACTGGGCCGAGCGCGACTTCCGCCCCGGCGTGCGCGACATCGAGGCGAGCGTGCTGCACGTGCACGGCCTCAACGACGGCATCGTCACGCCCATCGCGATCGACGGCTGGTTCGACCAGATCCCGACGTTCAAGCGCGCCATCTGGGGCCAGTGGGCCCACTTCTACCCCTACGACGCCCCGAACCAGGTGGCCCGGGACGACTGGTACGACACGATCCACGCGTGGTTCGACCACGAGCTGCTCGGCCTCGACACCGGCATCGAGCACTGGCCGCCGGTGCAGGTGCAGGACGAGTCCAACGTCTGGCGCGCCGTCCCGAGCTTCAGCCAGATGGGGACCGAGCACGTCTTCGGTGCGACCGTGGACGGGGCGCTGACCTCCGGTGAGGGCACGGGTCCGGCGGGATCGGTCGTCGCCGGACCCGTCGGCGCGAGCCAGGCGGCCTACCTCACTGAGCCGTTCGCGGACGGGCTGCACCTGTCGGGGCGCGCGCTGGTCGAGCTCACCGCCGCGGTCGACCGCCCCGCCGCCGACCTCGAGGTGCGCCTCGAGGAGGTACGCGCCGACGGCAGCTCGCGCCAGCTGAACATCGGGTGGCTATCGCTGGACCACGCCGAGTCGACGCTGCGCCAGGTGCCGCCGCAGGTCGGCCACCCCGTCCCCTACCGCATCCGCACCTACCCCAAGGACCGCGCGCTGGCTCCCGGGTCGCGGCTGCGTCTGGTGATCCGCGACGTCAGCCACGTCAACACCCCCAAGGACGGCTTCACCGCGACGCTGTCCGACGTGACCCTGCGGCTGCCGGTCGTCGAGGAGGCGTGCGGCCTGTTGGTCACGCAGCGAACGCCGCCGAAGCGCCCCGTCCCCGACTGCGACGGAGGCATCCCGTCCGCAACGCCCCTGACGGACGTCGGGGCGGCGCGCGGGCACGAGGCCACGAGCCGTGCCGTCGGCACGAGCACGGGGAAGGTCGGCGGCGTCGACGCCGTCCGCGAGTGGGGCTACCTCACCGTCCGCGACGGGGTCGAGCTCGCCTACGAGCTCGTGCGCCCCGCCGGCGAGGGCCCCTACCCGGTGCTGCTCACCTACGACGGCTACTTCGCCGGGGGCGACCCTGACTCCGGCTACGCGTCCCGGTACCTGCCGAAGGGCTACGCGCTGGCGGGCCTGCAGGTCCGCGGCACGGGTTGCTCGGGTGGCGTGTTCGACTTCTTCCAGCCTGCCGAGGGCGTCGACGGCTACGAGATGGTCGAGTGGCTCGCCTCGCGCGAGTGGTCCGCGGGGCGCGTCGCGATGGTCGGCAAGTCCTACCCCGGCATCACCCAGCTGTTCACCGCCAACACCGCCCCGCCGTCGCTGGTCGCGATCGCGCCGGGGCACTACTTCGCCGACGTCTACCGCGACGTGGCCTTCCCCGGCGGCATCTTCAACTACGCCTTCGCAGCACTCTGGTCGTTCGCGGCCCGCCCCGCCCAGGACCTCGCGGGCGCGGCCAACGACGTGTTCGCCGGCGACCAGACCTGCGCCGAGCACCAGGCCCACAACGCGACCAGCGCCCGGTACAACCCGTTCGTGCAGGCGCAGGAGCACACCACCGACGACCCGCTGATCCGCGACCGCTCGCCGCTGTACGGGGCGCACCGCATGGAGGTGCCGGTGTTCCAGGCGCTGAGCTGGCAGGACGAGCAGCTGTCGTCGCGCAACGTGCGCTTCCTCGAGGACCTCGAGCGCCTCGGCGTGGACTACCGCGCCGTGCTCTCCAACGGCGACCACGGCACCTACCGCGAGCCGGAGCAGCTCCGCGAGCTCGACCGCTTCTTCGAGGCGCACCTCGAGCAACGTGACGTGCTGCGCGACGGCACCGCGCTGGAGGACTACCTCGCCGAGCCGCCCATCAGGGTGCTGTGGGAGCAGGACGAGACGTCCTCGCGCTGGGCGACCACGCTTCAGGCGTGGTCCGGGGCGGCGACGCCGTGGCGCATCCCGCTGGTCGACATGCCGCTGCAGTTCAGTGGCGGGGCGACCGCGGACGGCCCGCTGTACGCCCACAACCCCGCCGGACAGCAGGGCATCGGCAACGCGAAGTGGGGTGGCGGCCCCGACGCCGGCATGTGGGACAAGTACTCGCCGCCACCGGGCAGCGCTCTCGCGTTCCAGACCGCGGCGTTCGAGGACGACGTCACGCTCCTGGGCTCGGGCTCGGCGGACCTGTGGATCAGCGCGACCGCCCCGAACGTCGACCTGCAGGTCACGCTGACCGAGGTGCGCCCCGACGGCACCGAGGTGTACGTCCAGCAGGGCTGGCTGCGCACGTCGCAGCGCGAGCTCGACGACAGCCGCTCCACCGAGCTGGCGCCGTACCAGACCCACTCACGCTACGACCAGCAGCCCTTGTCGGCGACCGAGCCGAGCCTCGCCCGGGTCGAGATCTTCCCGTTCGGTCACGTGTTCCGTGCGGGCAGCAGCCTGCGGCTGTGGATCGAGGCCCCGACCGCCGCCCCGCAGCTGTGGGGCTTCGCGGCCGACCCGACCCCGGCGGTCGTGACCGTGCACTGGTCGACCGAGCACAGTTCCAGCCTCGTGCTGCCGCTCGTCGACGCCCCGATCCCCGCCGAGTTCCGGGGCCAGGAGGGGCAGTTCGCGTGCGGCACCGCGGTCCGTCTCGAGTGCCGCCCCGACCCCCTCGACTGA
- a CDS encoding DUF1698 domain-containing protein: MTTVEDVLALEHDWYHSIELADGVTTPGLVDLRPWVHLAGFPDDLSGMRCLDVGSYDGFWSFEMERRGAAEVVAIDADRSPWPDVARIHWDSIPVRETLGDGFRAVASLRGSSVDRRAVPVSSLAPDAIGGPVDLVFVGAILLHLRDPVGGLERIHDALNPGGRLIVMEPVDAPLSQGPHAATPAARFRVGDSVHSWWYPNDACLKGWVEGAGFHDVTLQGQAWITDTRGDAQLTRTVHATR; this comes from the coding sequence GTGACGACCGTCGAGGACGTGCTGGCGCTCGAGCACGACTGGTACCACTCGATCGAGCTGGCCGACGGCGTGACCACGCCGGGACTGGTCGACCTGCGGCCGTGGGTGCACCTCGCCGGCTTCCCCGACGACCTGTCGGGGATGCGCTGCCTCGACGTGGGCAGCTACGACGGGTTCTGGTCGTTCGAGATGGAACGGCGGGGCGCCGCAGAGGTGGTCGCCATCGATGCCGACCGCTCGCCGTGGCCCGACGTCGCGCGCATCCACTGGGACTCCATCCCCGTCCGCGAGACCCTCGGCGACGGCTTCCGCGCGGTCGCGTCGCTGCGGGGATCATCCGTCGACCGTCGCGCCGTCCCCGTGTCGTCGCTGGCCCCGGACGCCATCGGCGGCCCGGTGGACCTGGTGTTCGTCGGGGCGATCCTGCTCCACCTCCGTGATCCGGTCGGAGGCCTCGAGCGCATCCACGACGCGCTGAACCCGGGCGGGCGCCTCATCGTGATGGAACCGGTCGACGCCCCGCTGTCCCAGGGTCCCCACGCCGCCACGCCCGCGGCACGGTTCCGGGTCGGCGACTCGGTGCACTCGTGGTGGTACCCCAACGACGCGTGCCTGAAGGGCTGGGTCGAGGGCGCCGGCTTCCACGACGTGACCCTGCAGGGCCAGGCGTGGATCACCGACACGCGGGGCGACGCCCAGCTCACCCGGACCGTCCACGCCACCCGCTGA